The DNA segment ACCGAAGTGCCGAGCTATGGGCCGTACCCGCTGTCACACTGGTCACCCCCGCCACACCCAAGACGCCAACGGGCGCAACACGAATAGTTGTTGTTCCGTCCCCCAGTTGACCGGAGCTGTTCATGCCCCAACTCTGGACCGTCCCGTCTGCCTTCAGAGCCAGACTATGAACGCCCCCTGTAGCGACGTTGACTACCCCGGTCAGCCCAGGAACCTTGACGGGCATAAGACGAGAAGTCGTGGTGCCGTCCCCCAGCTGTCCGTAGGTGTTGGCACCCCAACTCTGGACGGTCCCGTCCGCCTTCAGAGCCAGACTGTGATCCGCACCTGCGGCAATAGCAACGATATCGCTCAACCCCAGAGCACTGACGGGCGTTGTGCGGTATGTCGCGAAAACACCGTCACCCAGTTGTCCAGAACTGTTTTGGCCCCAGCCTCGGACCGTGCCGTCCGCCCGGAGCGCCAAACTATGGTTGCGGCCTACAGCCAGACTAATAACACCCGTCAGGCCAGAGACGGTGACGGGTAACATGCGATTATTGAACGTTCCATCTCCTAGCTGTCCGTACGTATTGTCTCCCCAGCTTTGAACCGTACTATCCGCCCGGAGTGCCAGACTATAATTGCCACTCATTCCCGCAGCAACAGTCGTTCCACCTGCGAGGACTCCGATAACAGACTGAATCAGAAGAGGCGTTCCAGTTGCCGGACAACTCATACCTTCAAATACCAGCAGTTCGTGCTTGCCTACTGCGGAAAGTTGCACGCGCCAACGATTGGGGAAGTTGACACCGTCGTTGTTCAGTTTCGTGACGCTGATATTCGCGTCACCACCGCACAGCACTTTCGTTGTTGAGTCGTTCAGGTTGATGACATCGTAGTAGGCGGCTAGGCTCTTCGTGATCAACCCATTGTCCCTATACACCTGAGTCGGGAATTTGACGTAACTCCCGGACGTCTAACTGGTCGAATCCCACTGTTTGACTGCGGAACTCAGCGCCACAAGCGGCTCGGCATCGCGTACAGCTGTCACGTTCAGGGAGAAGCTGAAGGGATCTTTGGTGGCTCCGCCGTTCGCTGCGGAGGTCATTGGCACATTCACACCAAAGGTCACAAGAGTACTGTCACCTGGAGCCATGAAGGCTGCAAGACCTGACGTAGAGGGAGTAGTCAGTGCCCATCCAATCTGCGTCATAGCCTTGATCCCTTTGCCTACCGTATCCACTTGACTGACGTCCAGATCAGTCAGAAGGATGTTGGCCAGAGGATCGGTTACTGCAGTGCCTGTGGACGTATCAGCACTCTGGGCTTGGACGAGCGAGAGCTTACTCGTAGCTGCACTGGCGTCCGAGCCGTCGTAGTACCGCACGTTCGTGAAGACACTGTCGGTCATGCTGCCCTGAGGAACCACTGCGACGAGCTTCGGATTGCGGAGCGTCTGACCTGTGTTGTTGGTGACCCTATAGGTCACGCGTACATGGCGGATACCAGTCGCTGTGACAGCGAAGGTCTGCACGATGACGGGCGAAAAAGTGAACTGGTCCGGTGCACTGATGAGGCCCTGAGCGCCCAGACTACTAGGAGAGAGGGCCTGAACGCGACTGGTGAGCGCGTCCGTACCGATACCTTGGAAGTTGATCTGGAAGACACCCGGGAGGGTCTGGGGAACAGGCGTGCTCGGCGCAGTGACTCCTGGAAGAGCTGCGACGGGGGGAACAGAGGGCACCTGTCCGCAGGCGGCCAGGAAAAGAGCGGGAAGTAGGAGGAGAAGATGTTGTCGGGTCATGGTTAGAACTTGCCTCTGTGAAAGAACCCATGAGCAAGACCAATGCTCACTGAAATATGGGTGGCTCGGAGCGTGGCCACCCACGTTGCGGACGAGAGAAAACGGAAAGCTTAGAGAGAACTCTTGCACCAGCTGGAACGACCGTCATTGTCTGGAAGGCAGCAAAAACTGGATAGCCACAGGGAAGCCCTACTAAAGACAGGGAGTTGGAACGGAAGGAAGTCAAAGTGCGTCTTCGGTAAAGATCATCCGAATGAGCTGCTCTCCTGTAGCGGATATTCGGGCCAACAGCTTGGAAGACCCCCGACGTGGCCAAGCCAATGTGCCTGACACCGAAGGATAAACAGGAACCAGGGGAAACGGTTACACCCCTCCGGGGCACTACTTCCATTTTTTTGGAGGCTTTCAGACGGAAGGAGACATGAACTGGCTCAGACGACAGATCGACTGCTCTCTATTTAGGCCGTCGCAACGGCGCACGCGACACGAGCACCAGTATGCGTTTCCCATTCGTCTCGAAGGCCGCTGCGTAGCCGGTGACGCCCTGCTCAATCAGTCGTCTCTCACTAATCTGTTCGACGTTGACCCGGTGCAGGATGCGCTGGATGTAACCCGCCTCCAGACGTACAAGATAAACAGGCGTGTCTAGTGCCATGCGGCGCAGCACTGCGATCCCCACAGCCGTGTCCTGCGTCCCGAGGGGGTGGTAGAGCCGCTCGGCCGCGTTGTGCCGGATCGCCTCCTCGAGGGAGACCGTCCTAAAGCTCAGAAGTCCTTCTCTGCCGACCGGCTCACCGTGAGCCAGGCAGTGCAACAGCTCGCCCCGTAAGCGCTAACCCAGGCAGCGTAACCTCGGGCGTGCAGTTCTTTGAGGAGACTCAACCTCTTTCGCATGGGCATTTGTAGTGGCTTCTTCTCTGTACCGGTACTTCCCCTCCGGATGCGGCACTCGCTTACCCCGAAGATCCCTACCGGCTCAGGCTGTGTATCTTCGCGCAGCAGCGCGTGGCGGGTAAGCTGTGCGGCTTATCGTGTATTCATTCAGGGACCTCAGTGTGAATCGGGGGCGGAG comes from the Deinococcus sp. Leaf326 genome and includes:
- a CDS encoding RCC1 domain-containing protein — protein: MITKSLAAYYDVINLNDSTTKVLCGGDANISVTKLNNDGVNFPNRWRVQLSAVGKHELLVFEGMSCPATGTPLLIQSVIGVLAGGTTVAAGMSGNYSLALRADSTVQSWGDNTYGQLGDGTFNNRMLPVTVSGLTGVISLAVGRNHSLALRADGTVRGWGQNSSGQLGDGVFATYRTTPVSALGLSDIVAIAAGADHSLALKADGTVQSWGANTYGQLGDGTTTSRLMPVKVPGLTGVVNVATGGVHSLALKADGTVQSWGMNSSGQLGDGTTTIRVAPVGVLGVAGVTSVTAGTAHSSALRSDGTVQSWGRNDSGQVGDGTTTDRTVPVVVNGLTNVIRLAQGADYSLALQSNGTVQSWGANIFGQLGDGTTVSRTVPGSVGGLTGVRGIAVGGGHNLALQGNGTVLSWGVNGKGQLGDGTMTTRPSPVGVSGLNGVFQPMP